From one Enterococcus sp. DIV2402 genomic stretch:
- the lepB gene encoding signal peptidase I, with the protein MKEFMKNWGTFIFFVVLLLILRLFVVTPVSVKGHSMDPTLADGQKLFTFQLSKIERFDIITTQEPDDLEKLAVKRVIGMPGDNVQMKNDVLTVNGEKVEETYLTEYKEKFADNKLQTEYGYNTSFQQTAERALTFTNDFSYNVPEGKYFVLGDNRLISKDSRIFGFVDESMVQGEVFMRYWPLNEISLIK; encoded by the coding sequence TTGAAAGAATTTATGAAAAATTGGGGGACGTTTATTTTTTTCGTCGTACTATTATTAATATTACGTCTATTTGTAGTGACACCTGTGTCAGTGAAAGGACATTCAATGGACCCTACTTTAGCAGACGGACAAAAATTATTTACATTCCAGCTTTCTAAAATTGAACGCTTTGATATCATCACCACCCAAGAACCAGATGATTTAGAAAAATTAGCTGTCAAACGTGTAATTGGTATGCCTGGTGATAACGTTCAAATGAAAAATGATGTGCTTACCGTAAATGGTGAAAAAGTTGAGGAAACGTACTTAACAGAATACAAAGAAAAATTTGCAGACAATAAATTACAAACAGAATATGGTTATAACACGAGTTTTCAACAAACTGCTGAACGAGCATTAACGTTCACAAATGATTTTTCATATAATGTACCGGAAGGAAAATATTTTGTTCTTGGAGACAATCGTTTAATCTCGAAAGATAGTCGGATATTTGGCTTTGTCGATGAGTCGATGGTTCAAGGGGAAGTTTTCATGCGTTATTGGCCATTGAATGAAATTTCACTAATTAAATGA
- a CDS encoding TrkH family potassium uptake protein yields MNFGRFTRLTVRRGKNFFSKNISSIQLIVTYYILMTLLALILLYLPIFRKPDVYVSFIDMFFMAISTISVTGLSTFPIDEVFNERGVILLEILFQIGGLGVMMISTFFFIVSRRKISLKQRQLIMADMNQPRLSGIVRMIRTTFTIILVCQLIGGAVFGIYFKVMGYYDRWLDALFYGLYQAISAVTNSGFDVTGESIVPYANDNLFLVAIMFLIFIGGIGFPVIMDFREWIGYQVFKKKRQLPFRFTLFTKIAFLAFVILFIGGTLTIFFLEKDHLFRNMTAVGQWVNSMFYSMTTRNAGLQIHDLNEFQTTTLMIFSVLMFIGCSPSSVGGGVRTTTVAIIGLYLISFLKSESHINIFGRKIANDDVRKSVVVFMLSLLMCFACVIFLTATEDVSLISIIVEVTSAFGTTGLSLGITSELSVIGKLIIALLMFIGRIGMLYTLLLFIPKETRDLGYEYPTEKIIIG; encoded by the coding sequence ATGAACTTTGGACGTTTTACGCGTCTTACAGTGCGTCGAGGAAAGAATTTTTTCTCAAAAAATATTTCGTCAATTCAACTGATTGTTACCTATTATATTTTAATGACTCTTCTTGCACTTATTTTACTTTACTTGCCTATTTTTCGAAAACCAGATGTATATGTTTCGTTTATCGACATGTTCTTTATGGCAATTAGTACGATTAGTGTGACTGGCTTGTCCACTTTTCCAATTGATGAGGTATTTAATGAACGTGGCGTCATTTTACTAGAAATTCTCTTTCAAATTGGTGGCTTGGGTGTCATGATGATTTCGACCTTTTTCTTTATTGTTTCACGGCGTAAAATCTCATTGAAACAGCGTCAATTAATCATGGCAGACATGAATCAGCCTCGTTTAAGCGGCATTGTGCGCATGATTCGTACAACATTTACAATTATTTTAGTATGTCAGCTGATTGGCGGTGCCGTCTTTGGCATTTATTTCAAAGTCATGGGTTATTATGACCGCTGGCTAGATGCACTTTTTTATGGATTGTATCAAGCCATCTCTGCGGTAACCAACTCTGGTTTTGATGTGACCGGTGAATCAATTGTTCCTTACGCAAACGACAATCTCTTTTTAGTAGCAATCATGTTTTTAATTTTTATTGGAGGCATTGGCTTTCCGGTAATTATGGATTTTCGAGAATGGATTGGTTATCAAGTGTTTAAAAAGAAACGCCAGTTACCTTTCCGTTTCACCCTATTTACCAAAATTGCTTTCTTAGCATTCGTCATTTTATTCATTGGCGGTACCTTAACGATTTTCTTCCTAGAAAAAGATCATCTCTTTCGAAATATGACTGCAGTAGGGCAATGGGTTAATAGCATGTTCTACTCAATGACTACACGAAATGCTGGGTTACAGATTCATGATTTGAATGAATTTCAAACAACTACTCTAATGATTTTTTCAGTATTAATGTTCATCGGGTGTAGCCCTAGTTCCGTTGGTGGGGGTGTTCGAACAACGACTGTCGCCATTATTGGTTTGTATTTAATTTCGTTTTTAAAAAGTGAAAGCCATATTAACATTTTTGGTCGCAAAATTGCCAATGATGATGTACGTAAATCAGTTGTTGTCTTCATGTTATCTCTATTAATGTGCTTTGCTTGCGTCATTTTCTTAACTGCTACAGAAGATGTCTCCTTAATTTCCATTATTGTAGAAGTGACTTCCGCATTTGGAACGACAGGATTATCCCTAGGAATCACCTCGGAACTTTCTGTAATCGGCAAACTGATTATTGCTTTACTAATGTTTATTGGACGGATTGGGATGTTGTATACTCTATTGTTATTTATCCCTAAAGAAACAAGAGATTTAGGATACGAATATCCTACTGAAAAAATTATTATTGGTTAA